The Thermococcus sp. region TTAACTTTTAAACTCTCCCTCCAACTTTTCTTCATGCCCAGGCACTTTCGAAAAGGCGTCAAGAGGGAACATCACTTCCTTAAGGGACTTGAAAAACCGCTTGAGGAGATAGCCCAGCTTCCCGGGGTTAAAAAGGTAATCCCGGGAAGGATTTACGCGAGCGATTCGAGGGGCTTCGAGATTAAGGTAACGCGGGAAACTCAAACCGGCTTAAAGCTCGTCGCCAAGAGCGACGGTTCCGTTCAGGAGGTCTTTCTCGTCGTTGACAA contains the following coding sequences:
- a CDS encoding DUF2103 domain-containing protein, yielding MPRHFRKGVKREHHFLKGLEKPLEEIAQLPGVKKVIPGRIYASDSRGFEIKVTRETQTGLKLVAKSDGSVQEVFLVVD